The sequence GAAAGTGGATGAAGAGATGGAAGCTCTGACCCTGGTGACTgtccaaaaaaactcaaatacAACAGAGAACTGGTTTCATTTTATGCTCATAAAAGTACAAAGCCTTTTAGAAGTGGTCAGTTTGGAACTCACAGTGAAGTAACCTTAGCCTTGGTGTGTGTTGGGACAGTCTAAAGAGCAGACCGAGCAGGCTCTGGCTGCGACTGTCATTCCTCTGGAGGTGAGTACGGAGTGTCTGACGCTGAGGGAGGGACGACGAGGGTTCGAGCTGGTCACCGACCCAGTAGACGAGCAgctgaagaaagaggaggagctgatcaGAAGAGTGCAGCAAGTTCTGCAACAGCACATAGACAAGGCCTTCGAACAACTGTGGTAAACTGTGCTATGGTGTGATGTAAAAATTGCATTGggacagttttcagtttttcattcttCGTTGACCAACTTTCTTTATTCTTGTTCCCAGTGTTTTGCAGGAGGCTCGGCATCAGCTGACCGCTGACCTCCAGAACAAGATGGACGCTCTGGACATCGATATGTCCTGCTTGTCACTTACGATAAAGTCACCTCAGATCTCCCTGAAGACCAGCCCAACCCGCATACCATCAGGGTAACCTTGGGATGAGGGTGTGCATGAAATAACACACAAAGCGATAGTTTGTTTACATCCACATTTTAAGTTTTGCTAAAACTCAAAAATCTGATTTATGGAATTTTGACTGAAAGACTGCAGAGAGGTTATTTATGTCCTGGTGTAACCAGCAGGATGCAGCAGAATAATACCtcctttttcagcttttctggTTTACTCTTGCCTCATCAGCTAAAATGCAGACATgtcattgttattgttgtagTTCCTCCAACCCCCAGGAGTGGGTCCAGTTCAGCCAGTATAATTTAGCTCGTGGCCAGGAGGCCATGCAGGTGTCCCAGCAAATGAGGGAGGACATGAGTCTCACCAGAGCCCAGGTGGGTGTGATGTAACTACACCTGACCATAAGGTATTTATAGTACAAATACTACATAGCACTTACGGAgcaagtatgttttttttagcctttgCAGAATTTGACCTTGACAACCCAAGAACGTTAATACAAAGCCTCTGCAAAGCcatttatcttgtttttctcaACTGTAACTGGGAATATCATGCACCAGTCTtgctctcacttcctctgtaaTCAAAAGAAGTTCACAGATGTGGCCCTTTGAATCTTTTCTCTATCCTCCATTCCTCAGCTACAGAATGAGTTGGAGACTCAGCGGAGGGCCACAGAGTTTGCCCTTCGTAAGCGCAATCACCATGAAGAGCAGGCCCGCGATGAGCTGGAGTGgcaaataaaaactgtaaagtATCTAACAGCTTACAATATCAGGTATTTATCTATTTTACTACAGGTTGGGACCTTTTGAGATTAAAGACACAGTGTTTTTGATTCTCTGTAGACTGaagatgaaatgaatgaaatggaGAGTGACATCCACGGGCTGGACGCAGATCTGCAGGCAAAGACGGCCTCACTGAAACTGGCTCATACCAGACTGGAGAACAGGACCAACAGACCTGGCATGGACCTGTGCAGAGACGAGGTTCATATATAAACCTTTTAATAtatcaaatatatttaatatatcaAATACAGAATAACAACAGGAGCAGTTGAAGTGTTTTAATGGAAACTAAAAGCAGCTTCGTCCTGACTgacctcttctttcctctttgtttGCAGGTTCAACACGGCCTCGTCAGTGAAGTCCATCAGCTGGAGGCCACGATAGTGGCTCTGAAACAAAAGCTGTCTGAGGCTCAGTGAGTCTTGTTTTGTTACTGTGATGACAAAGTGGAGCTAATAGTTTatccacatttttatttacctgTTTTCAGCCAGTAAAGGTTGCGCACACAGGAAAACCCAACATCATAGTTAGCATCAAAAGACACTGTGAACTCTGTTAAAATTACAAatcaaaaaaaaggaaaaaaaaaatagacattcAGGCATGTTGCCTTTACTCTACAGTATGTGACACAGCAGTGAATATCAGAAATAATTCAAAGCAGAGTATGCTCACCCACAGATCTACCAGAAACCAGAGTGGAAAGAAATCAGTCTAAAACTCTCATCCCTACTTGTGTTCACCCCTTCCTCTCTTCACTCAGACACTCTCTGCAGAAGATGAAGCTCCATCACGCCCGCATGCTGCAGGATCTCTCCAGAAAAC is a genomic window of Toxotes jaculatrix isolate fToxJac2 chromosome 13, fToxJac2.pri, whole genome shotgun sequence containing:
- the tekt2 gene encoding tektin-2 produces the protein MSALPAKPGLRLSVSEWYSNNHQLSATAQHERLISNVIRQEGRSLRNETSCKTTWDESDTSRRLSDRVWDVARWKEVLETCARKVDEEMEALTLSKEQTEQALAATVIPLEVSTECLTLREGRRGFELVTDPVDEQLKKEEELIRRVQQVLQQHIDKAFEQLCVLQEARHQLTADLQNKMDALDIDMSCLSLTIKSPQISLKTSPTRIPSGSSNPQEWVQFSQYNLARGQEAMQVSQQMREDMSLTRAQLQNELETQRRATEFALRKRNHHEEQARDELEWQIKTTEDEMNEMESDIHGLDADLQAKTASLKLAHTRLENRTNRPGMDLCRDEVQHGLVSEVHQLEATIVALKQKLSEAQHSLQKMKLHHARMLQDLSRKQEALSLEQRSMNTRTHLTSASCTGKTPVLLVPLTNSSGRSNLQLLAQ